In one window of Pelagicoccus sp. SDUM812003 DNA:
- a CDS encoding GldG family protein, translating to MKLSRKLVASLLILANFIFLHYIVSSIPLRFDLTEENIYTLSDSTKSMLDKIEEPVTVDFYSSRSVEELPAWFKTFADRVEQMLEQYERASGGLVTLNVIDPKPDTEEEERAIAAGLHGQEIATGDRVFLGMVVAQGDTEKTHPFFNWNRENFLEYDISRTIYETQLLTKPRIGLITTLPLIAPPYPTMPGQPQQQEDQFFITQLESQFAFESIEPTATELPSDIDMLAIVHPKNLNEELQYAIDQFALTGKPIFLAVDPSSIQEKEQSRQMQMMGGQMNQDTSSDLPKLLDAWGIEYDRRKVLIEPNNSIAQANFVQPAWIVFQDEYTNRELLPSSELEGVLTLESAPLIHREDATTEWEPVLTTTDEAATVEGMMLQFQQGNALWENATSLERAVAVAGLLRGPAKTAFPGGPPSAEEQDSAEESEDAKQTDQLQEGSINVFVIGDTDWLLDRFSIQKVNFLGMQQIQKMNDNLGLAANFIEYLGGSRDLIGLRGKGDKDRSFDVVQAMEAEAQKAYQAKLEAVEAEIEEINSKLSQLVSEQTDTGVIYATPEMQEAIDEFKERQAAAKAERRLIRRDLRQGIETLGNVVGAINLLWAPIALALFGLYFFRSRKG from the coding sequence ATGAAACTGTCACGAAAACTCGTCGCGTCGCTTCTCATCCTCGCGAATTTCATTTTTCTCCACTATATCGTATCATCCATTCCACTACGATTCGATCTGACCGAAGAGAACATCTACACGCTCTCCGACAGCACCAAGTCCATGCTGGATAAAATCGAAGAGCCGGTCACCGTCGACTTCTACAGCTCACGCTCCGTGGAAGAGCTACCCGCCTGGTTCAAGACCTTCGCCGACCGCGTCGAGCAAATGCTCGAGCAGTACGAGCGGGCGTCAGGCGGCCTCGTCACACTCAACGTCATCGACCCGAAACCAGACACCGAAGAAGAGGAACGCGCCATCGCGGCCGGCTTGCACGGACAGGAGATCGCCACCGGCGACCGCGTATTCCTCGGCATGGTCGTGGCGCAGGGCGACACCGAAAAGACGCATCCCTTCTTCAATTGGAATCGCGAGAACTTTCTCGAATACGACATCTCGCGCACCATCTACGAAACTCAGCTGCTCACTAAACCGCGTATCGGGCTGATCACTACACTTCCACTGATCGCTCCCCCCTACCCAACCATGCCAGGTCAACCCCAGCAGCAGGAGGATCAGTTCTTCATCACTCAGCTAGAGTCCCAGTTCGCGTTCGAATCCATCGAACCGACCGCCACCGAGCTGCCCAGCGACATCGATATGCTCGCCATCGTACACCCGAAAAACCTGAACGAAGAGCTGCAGTACGCCATCGACCAGTTCGCCCTCACCGGCAAGCCGATCTTCCTAGCGGTGGACCCATCCTCAATCCAAGAGAAGGAACAGAGCCGCCAAATGCAAATGATGGGCGGACAGATGAACCAGGACACCTCCAGCGATCTGCCTAAGCTGCTCGACGCATGGGGCATCGAGTACGATCGACGCAAGGTACTGATCGAGCCGAACAATTCCATCGCCCAAGCTAACTTCGTGCAACCCGCTTGGATTGTATTCCAGGACGAATACACAAATCGCGAGCTACTCCCCTCTTCCGAACTCGAAGGCGTGCTCACCCTGGAATCCGCTCCGCTGATACACCGCGAAGACGCTACCACCGAATGGGAGCCCGTGCTTACCACAACCGACGAAGCTGCCACCGTAGAGGGAATGATGCTTCAGTTCCAGCAAGGCAACGCCCTATGGGAAAACGCCACCTCGCTCGAGCGAGCCGTGGCCGTCGCCGGGTTGCTTCGCGGACCCGCGAAGACCGCGTTTCCCGGCGGTCCGCCAAGCGCCGAGGAGCAAGACTCCGCCGAAGAGAGCGAAGACGCAAAGCAGACCGACCAGCTGCAAGAGGGTTCCATCAACGTCTTCGTCATCGGCGATACCGATTGGCTGCTTGACCGCTTCTCCATCCAGAAGGTCAACTTCCTAGGCATGCAGCAGATCCAGAAGATGAACGACAATCTCGGTCTGGCCGCCAACTTCATCGAATACCTAGGCGGTAGCCGCGACCTGATCGGTCTGCGAGGCAAAGGCGACAAGGATCGCAGTTTCGACGTGGTGCAAGCCATGGAGGCGGAAGCTCAAAAGGCCTATCAGGCCAAGCTGGAAGCCGTGGAGGCCGAGATCGAGGAAATCAACTCCAAGCTCAGCCAACTTGTATCCGAGCAAACGGATACAGGCGTGATCTACGCCACTCCGGAAATGCAGGAAGCCATCGACGAGTTCAAGGAGCGCCAAGCGGCCGCCAAAGCGGAGCGCCGATTGATCCGCCGCGATCTTCGCCAAGGCATAGAAACCCTGGGCAACGTGGTCGGAGCCATCAATCTGCTTTGGGCCCCCATCGCTCTCGCCCTTTTCGGACTCTACTTCTTCCGCTCCCGCAAAGGCTAA
- a CDS encoding carboxymuconolactone decarboxylase family protein, protein MKLNQKQQEAYDRFYETTIDDGVLDSRTELLVGLAAAMAMNCQPCTAYYLKRCKTAGVPKEQIQSTLAKVMAVAAGQKRLQAEETLRHLATGY, encoded by the coding sequence ATGAAACTCAATCAAAAGCAACAGGAAGCGTACGATCGCTTCTACGAAACCACCATCGACGATGGCGTGCTCGACTCCCGCACCGAGCTCCTCGTCGGCCTGGCCGCAGCCATGGCAATGAACTGTCAACCTTGCACCGCCTACTACCTGAAGCGCTGCAAAACCGCTGGCGTACCGAAAGAGCAAATACAGTCGACGCTCGCGAAAGTGATGGCAGTCGCGGCTGGGCAGAAGCGCCTGCAAGCGGAAGAAACGCTGCGCCACCTGGCCACCGGCTACTGA
- a CDS encoding GNAT family N-acyltransferase, which translates to MPSPGIQRRERVERFIPPSPTSAYRVRIARSDEDVAAAQRLRFRVFNLELGEGLSESEVTGRDEDPFDAVCDHLLVEYVNEQQIIGTYRLQPGDTAAANIGYYSEQEFHFEVFESIRHETIELGRACIAKEHRNMVVLGLLWKGIAQYAKLSQARYLIGCSSLTSTDPAEGQAAYRNLVRYLAAEPFITRPTQRYDCSVPRHESARVEEAKRTVQIPRLMRAYLTLGARICGEPALDREFKTIDFLTLLDLRSLGPRAMQKFLG; encoded by the coding sequence ATGCCCAGCCCTGGAATCCAACGCCGCGAGCGCGTGGAGCGCTTTATCCCACCATCTCCGACCTCGGCGTATCGCGTTCGCATCGCGCGCTCGGACGAGGATGTCGCCGCGGCCCAGCGCCTGCGTTTTCGCGTTTTCAATCTGGAGCTCGGGGAAGGCTTAAGCGAATCCGAGGTGACAGGGAGGGACGAGGATCCCTTTGACGCGGTGTGCGATCATTTGCTGGTGGAATACGTAAACGAGCAGCAGATCATCGGGACATACCGATTGCAGCCTGGCGATACCGCGGCGGCGAACATTGGCTACTACAGCGAGCAGGAGTTTCACTTCGAGGTGTTCGAGTCCATCCGGCACGAGACGATCGAGCTAGGGCGGGCCTGCATCGCCAAAGAGCATCGCAACATGGTGGTGCTTGGGCTGCTCTGGAAGGGCATCGCCCAGTACGCGAAGCTGTCGCAAGCTCGCTACCTGATCGGCTGCAGCTCTCTCACTTCCACCGATCCCGCCGAAGGGCAGGCGGCCTATCGGAACCTGGTTCGCTACCTGGCAGCGGAACCCTTTATCACTCGTCCCACGCAGCGCTACGATTGCTCGGTGCCGCGACATGAGTCGGCCCGTGTCGAAGAGGCGAAACGGACGGTGCAGATCCCGCGTCTGATGCGAGCTTACTTGACGCTGGGAGCCCGCATCTGCGGGGAGCCGGCGTTGGACCGCGAGTTCAAGACCATCGATTTCCTGACCTTGCTCGATCTGCGCAGCCTGGGGCCTCGGGCCATGCAGAAGTTTCTCGGATAG
- a CDS encoding lysophospholipid acyltransferase family protein, translating into MEFLNRHARLVLRLLWLAGIFVFAGIDHFLKGGKRWSSRQRSLWQQRWSGRLLRGLGFEVTVRGAVPERGFIAPNHLSYMDIVVLASVTPQVFLSKSEVGDWPVVGYFTRIAGTLFIDRARRADVANKEQSFARVIEADLCMTFFLEGTSTDGRTVLPFRSSLLDPVVRNRWPITPAYLKYECEGGDPANDVCWWGDMGFGEHLLRLCKVRRVKAEIVFGEKREPGDDRKQLALDLFADVQGLSERAMKREATEAPSVAQ; encoded by the coding sequence ATGGAGTTTCTAAACCGGCACGCGCGTCTGGTCCTGCGGCTGCTTTGGCTGGCGGGGATTTTCGTTTTTGCCGGCATTGACCATTTTCTCAAAGGGGGAAAGCGCTGGTCGTCGCGCCAGCGCTCGCTTTGGCAGCAGCGCTGGAGCGGGCGTCTGCTTCGCGGTCTCGGATTCGAGGTGACTGTGCGCGGCGCGGTTCCGGAAAGAGGCTTCATCGCCCCGAACCACCTCAGCTATATGGACATCGTGGTGCTTGCTTCGGTGACGCCTCAAGTCTTTCTATCCAAGAGCGAAGTTGGCGATTGGCCGGTGGTCGGCTATTTCACGCGAATCGCCGGCACGCTTTTCATCGATCGAGCTCGCCGTGCGGACGTGGCGAACAAGGAACAGAGCTTCGCTCGCGTGATCGAGGCGGACCTTTGCATGACGTTTTTTCTGGAAGGCACCTCCACTGATGGGCGGACGGTGCTGCCGTTTCGATCCTCGCTGCTCGATCCGGTGGTGCGAAATCGATGGCCGATCACGCCAGCGTATTTGAAATATGAATGCGAGGGAGGGGACCCCGCAAACGATGTGTGCTGGTGGGGAGATATGGGCTTTGGCGAACACCTGCTGCGCTTGTGCAAGGTCAGACGGGTGAAGGCCGAAATCGTCTTCGGCGAGAAGCGGGAGCCTGGAGACGATCGCAAGCAGCTTGCTCTGGACCTATTCGCGGACGTGCAGGGATTGTCGGAGCGGGCGATGAAGCGTGAAGCGACGGAGGCGCCTTCTGTCGCTCAGTAG
- a CDS encoding TRAP transporter small permease subunit encodes MGLLKSVLKNYVRWVDRINKWLGLAVMYLVFVMMGILIFAAISRTAFDKPYLWVMEMAQFTMAAYYLLGGGFSLQEGAHVRMDVFYEKWSPRTKAKVDSVTALALISYLVILLWGGYSSSLYALEYGQKNYTAWAPPLAPIKIIMTIGILLMLLQAISIFIKDLYFLFSGRRIGGEA; translated from the coding sequence ATGGGTCTTTTAAAATCTGTATTGAAAAATTACGTACGATGGGTCGACCGCATCAACAAGTGGCTGGGGCTAGCGGTGATGTATCTGGTGTTCGTCATGATGGGGATCCTCATCTTCGCCGCCATATCCCGGACCGCCTTCGACAAGCCGTACCTCTGGGTTATGGAAATGGCCCAGTTCACCATGGCGGCCTACTACTTGCTCGGAGGCGGGTTCTCGCTGCAGGAAGGAGCTCACGTGAGGATGGATGTCTTCTATGAAAAATGGTCTCCGCGTACCAAGGCGAAGGTGGACTCCGTCACCGCCTTGGCCCTGATCTCCTATTTGGTGATCCTTCTTTGGGGCGGCTATTCGAGCAGCCTCTACGCTCTCGAGTATGGGCAGAAGAACTACACCGCATGGGCGCCTCCTCTGGCTCCGATCAAGATTATCATGACCATAGGAATCCTGCTCATGCTGCTGCAGGCGATTTCGATCTTCATCAAAGACCTGTATTTTCTATTCAGCGGTCGACGGATCGGGGGTGAGGCATGA
- the eutC gene encoding ethanolamine ammonia-lyase subunit EutC: MSDSIEKVETKDPWEDLKAFTDARIALGRCGVAPPLASTLDFRFAHAQARDAVHQIFEWERIAREIEPMKRTLVVASQAGDRFEYLTRPDKGRLLDADSRQRLSDCSQAEKGADLCIVVADGLSARAIHENAVPFLERFLKQLAGVSISVSPVCVARNARVALSDPIGAALRAKLVCMLVGERPGLSSPNSMGIYLTYDPLPGKTDEARNCISNVRQGGLSIERAAQKTSYLIENALRLKRSGVALKDEMPSNYLPFIDTPRLA, translated from the coding sequence ATGAGCGATAGTATCGAAAAAGTGGAGACGAAGGATCCCTGGGAGGACCTCAAGGCGTTCACCGACGCTCGCATCGCCTTAGGGCGTTGTGGTGTGGCACCGCCGTTGGCGTCCACCTTGGACTTCCGTTTCGCCCACGCCCAAGCCCGGGATGCGGTGCATCAGATTTTCGAGTGGGAAAGGATCGCCCGCGAGATCGAGCCCATGAAGCGAACGCTGGTGGTGGCGTCGCAGGCCGGCGATCGCTTCGAATACCTGACCCGCCCGGACAAGGGCCGCTTGCTGGACGCGGATTCGAGGCAGCGGTTGAGCGATTGCTCGCAGGCGGAGAAAGGGGCGGACCTTTGCATCGTGGTGGCCGATGGGCTTTCCGCCCGAGCGATTCATGAAAACGCGGTACCATTCCTCGAGCGTTTCCTCAAGCAGCTGGCCGGCGTATCGATTTCCGTTTCACCAGTGTGCGTCGCTCGCAACGCCCGCGTCGCCCTCTCGGATCCTATCGGCGCGGCGCTGCGAGCCAAGCTGGTGTGCATGCTGGTTGGCGAGCGGCCCGGTTTGAGTTCCCCGAACTCGATGGGCATCTACCTCACCTACGATCCGCTCCCCGGAAAGACGGACGAAGCCAGAAACTGCATTTCCAACGTGCGCCAAGGCGGGCTGAGCATCGAGCGGGCGGCGCAGAAAACGAGCTACCTGATCGAAAACGCCTTGAGGCTGAAGCGAAGCGGCGTGGCGCTGAAGGACGAGATGCCGAGCAACTACCTGCCCTTCATCGATACGCCGCGCTTGGCCTGA
- a CDS encoding ATP-binding cassette domain-containing protein, whose protein sequence is MVTVDKLVKDYGALRAVDSVSFTINKGDILGFLGPNGAGKSTTMKMITGFLSPTSGTASVCGYDVAKNPIEVKKRIGYLPESSAAYPEMTVVEFLTYVAEARGFRDKEEIANRLADVIVKCHLDSVKFRTIETLSKGYRQRVGVAQAIIHDPEVLILDEPTDGLDPNQKHEVRKLIKAMAADKAIVLSTHILEEVEAICNRVIIIDQGKVLVDETPEQFKARKPGATIDEVFRELTNKNVLA, encoded by the coding sequence ATGGTTACAGTAGATAAGCTCGTTAAGGACTATGGAGCGCTGCGAGCAGTCGACAGCGTCTCCTTCACCATCAACAAAGGCGACATCCTCGGATTCCTCGGTCCCAATGGCGCCGGAAAGTCGACGACCATGAAAATGATCACCGGCTTCCTGTCCCCGACTTCGGGCACCGCCTCAGTCTGCGGATACGACGTCGCGAAGAACCCTATCGAGGTCAAGAAACGCATCGGCTACCTGCCCGAAAGCAGCGCTGCCTACCCGGAAATGACCGTGGTGGAGTTCCTCACCTACGTCGCCGAGGCCCGCGGCTTCAGAGACAAGGAGGAAATCGCGAACCGTCTGGCCGACGTGATCGTGAAGTGCCACCTCGATTCGGTGAAGTTCCGCACCATCGAAACGCTTTCCAAAGGCTACCGGCAGCGCGTGGGCGTGGCCCAGGCCATCATCCACGACCCGGAAGTGCTCATCCTCGACGAGCCGACCGACGGCCTCGATCCCAACCAGAAGCACGAGGTGCGCAAGCTCATCAAGGCCATGGCGGCCGACAAGGCCATCGTGCTCTCCACCCACATTCTGGAAGAGGTCGAAGCGATCTGCAACCGGGTCATCATCATCGACCAGGGCAAAGTGCTGGTCGACGAGACGCCAGAGCAGTTCAAGGCCCGCAAGCCGGGAGCGACCATCGACGAAGTGTTTCGCGAGCTCACCAACAAGAACGTGCTCGCCTAA
- a CDS encoding ABC transporter permease subunit has protein sequence MNHILPIFKKEFLGYFRSPVGYVILAVFHLMVIGLALYTGYYRNNQATLDSIFSTLPWILIVFIPATGMRLWSEEKRSGSIELLFTLPISPRTAVLAKYLAALCFICIGLALTFSLAITTGYLGNPDWGVIFSGYIGGILTASAFLAITSVCSAMTKNQVIAFVISVMICLFATLAGSDWLARFLGDAIPVGMHDFLRLMSFEQHFQSMAKGLIDISALSFYITLTIACLGINIIAIER, from the coding sequence ATGAATCACATTCTCCCCATCTTCAAAAAGGAATTCCTCGGCTATTTCCGTTCACCCGTGGGCTACGTCATACTGGCGGTCTTCCATCTGATGGTGATCGGTCTCGCCCTCTACACCGGCTACTACCGAAACAACCAGGCCACGCTGGACTCCATCTTCAGCACCCTGCCATGGATCCTGATCGTCTTCATCCCCGCCACCGGCATGCGCCTCTGGTCGGAGGAAAAGCGGTCCGGCAGCATCGAATTGCTCTTCACCTTGCCCATCTCGCCACGCACCGCAGTTCTGGCGAAGTATCTGGCAGCGCTTTGCTTCATCTGCATCGGACTGGCCCTCACCTTCTCGCTCGCCATCACCACCGGCTACCTCGGCAACCCCGATTGGGGTGTCATTTTTTCCGGATACATCGGCGGGATCCTGACCGCATCGGCTTTCCTCGCCATCACCTCGGTCTGCTCCGCGATGACAAAGAACCAAGTCATCGCATTCGTGATCAGCGTTATGATCTGCTTGTTCGCCACGCTAGCGGGCTCTGATTGGTTGGCTCGTTTCCTAGGCGACGCCATCCCCGTGGGCATGCACGACTTCCTTAGGCTCATGAGTTTCGAGCAGCATTTTCAAAGCATGGCCAAGGGGCTGATCGATATCAGCGCCCTCTCGTTCTACATTACGCTCACCATCGCTTGCCTCGGTATCAACATCATCGCCATCGAACGCTAG
- a CDS encoding DUF4340 domain-containing protein, with translation MNLKKLSLSTCVLAILAIVTYFVKNGDTSMPEDPRIGQGLVDLDTLPKTKSIEIKADDNQFELVMSSKESSWIMPDLHSLPVNMDTLGRFVTRLTDARLERIASRKPERIAELGFGSKSVAFKDENGSVLVSVKLGRETDTGKQIVKYGDEDLAFIADDQFSLNSDPLSWLDKSLLTIDRDAIRSARIELPNGESLSVARDSAEADWTTDDSLPEGKRLDQGAITRALNRFANVSFTQLAELDSDVVSDAAANSASFEITMDDEKSYSISIGRRPEVKTTKEVETENENGETVTETQEEVETPAGPVIIKIESSDGSDPINEYMDETAFEVASYLFSNVPQSLDSLLEDEPETEVDAADSSGENDETPRSDAD, from the coding sequence ATGAATCTCAAGAAACTCTCCCTTTCCACCTGCGTGCTGGCGATTCTTGCCATCGTCACCTACTTCGTTAAAAACGGGGACACCTCCATGCCGGAGGACCCTCGCATCGGGCAAGGCCTGGTCGACCTCGATACGCTTCCCAAAACCAAGAGCATTGAAATCAAAGCCGACGACAATCAGTTCGAACTCGTGATGAGCTCCAAGGAATCGAGCTGGATCATGCCGGATCTCCATTCGCTGCCGGTGAACATGGACACCCTGGGACGTTTCGTGACTCGTCTCACCGACGCACGCCTCGAACGCATCGCCAGTCGCAAGCCGGAGCGCATCGCCGAGCTTGGTTTCGGCTCCAAGTCCGTCGCATTCAAGGATGAGAATGGATCCGTGCTTGTATCCGTGAAGCTGGGACGAGAAACCGACACCGGCAAGCAGATCGTCAAATACGGCGACGAGGATCTGGCCTTCATCGCTGACGACCAGTTCTCCCTCAACAGCGACCCCCTTTCGTGGCTCGACAAATCGCTGCTGACGATCGATCGAGACGCCATTCGCTCCGCACGTATCGAGTTGCCAAACGGCGAGTCCTTGTCCGTAGCGCGTGATTCCGCGGAAGCCGACTGGACTACCGATGATTCCCTGCCGGAAGGCAAGCGCCTTGACCAAGGGGCCATCACCCGCGCTCTCAATCGCTTCGCAAACGTCAGCTTCACCCAACTGGCGGAGCTCGACTCCGACGTAGTGTCCGACGCCGCGGCAAACAGCGCCTCCTTCGAAATCACCATGGATGACGAGAAGAGCTATTCGATCTCCATCGGGCGCCGCCCCGAAGTCAAAACGACCAAGGAAGTCGAGACGGAAAACGAGAACGGCGAGACCGTGACCGAGACCCAGGAGGAGGTGGAAACGCCGGCGGGTCCGGTCATCATCAAGATCGAGTCCAGCGACGGGAGCGATCCGATCAATGAATACATGGACGAGACCGCATTCGAAGTCGCAAGCTACCTCTTCTCGAATGTGCCGCAAAGCTTGGATTCTCTTCTAGAGGACGAACCCGAGACGGAAGTCGACGCAGCAGACTCAAGCGGCGAGAACGACGAGACACCGCGAAGCGACGCGGATTAA
- a CDS encoding TRAP transporter large permease subunit codes for MSHEMIILLMFVSLMLMLSTGQRVFGAIGFVGVMSALLLWGDGGYEMGYTASIKLLNWYPLLTLPLFIFMGYMLSESGIAGDLYHMLHVWTGSLRGGLAIGTIVLMVAISAMNGLSVAGMAIGSSIALPEMLKRNYDKRMVTGVIQAGSSLGILVPPSVVLVLYGMIARQPVSALWLAGVVPGLMMAGLFVLYIVIRCKLQPELGPVLPREEVEMEHAERFRVLAAGVLPLFIIFSVIGLFLLGFTSLVESSAVGALAAMIAAMIKRRMSFKVLHATLRQTLNVSAMFMWIILAALCYASVFDGLGAVRAIEGLFLETWGLSPWGVLILMQLSYIVMGMFLDDTAMLVIVAPLYIPLITSLGFNPVWYGVMYTVTCQIAYMTPPFGYNLFLMKAMAPKEITLQDIYASIVPFVLIMALSIALIMVFPQIALWLPEAVLGN; via the coding sequence ATGAGTCACGAAATGATCATCCTGCTGATGTTCGTCTCGCTCATGCTGATGCTGTCCACGGGGCAGCGGGTCTTTGGAGCGATCGGATTCGTGGGCGTGATGTCGGCCCTCTTGCTGTGGGGAGATGGTGGATACGAGATGGGGTACACGGCGAGCATCAAGCTGCTGAACTGGTATCCGCTGCTCACGCTGCCGCTTTTCATCTTCATGGGCTACATGCTTTCGGAGTCGGGAATCGCCGGAGACTTGTATCACATGCTTCATGTTTGGACTGGCTCGTTGAGGGGCGGTCTGGCCATTGGCACAATCGTGTTGATGGTGGCGATTTCCGCTATGAACGGACTGAGCGTAGCGGGCATGGCGATCGGCAGCAGCATCGCGTTGCCGGAGATGCTGAAGCGCAACTACGACAAGCGCATGGTGACCGGCGTCATTCAGGCTGGGAGTTCGCTTGGCATTTTGGTGCCGCCCAGCGTGGTGCTGGTGCTGTACGGCATGATCGCTCGCCAGCCGGTGAGCGCCCTGTGGCTTGCTGGGGTGGTGCCAGGGCTGATGATGGCCGGGCTATTTGTATTGTACATTGTGATACGGTGCAAGCTGCAGCCCGAGCTCGGTCCGGTCCTGCCTCGGGAGGAAGTCGAGATGGAGCATGCGGAGCGATTCCGGGTGCTGGCGGCTGGGGTGCTGCCGTTGTTTATCATCTTTTCGGTGATCGGCTTGTTCCTGCTCGGTTTCACGAGCTTGGTGGAGAGTTCCGCAGTGGGGGCGTTGGCGGCCATGATCGCGGCCATGATCAAGCGCCGGATGAGCTTCAAGGTGCTTCACGCTACCCTGCGGCAGACTCTCAATGTGAGCGCCATGTTCATGTGGATCATTTTAGCGGCCCTTTGCTACGCCTCGGTTTTCGATGGTCTGGGTGCGGTACGGGCCATCGAGGGACTGTTTCTTGAAACCTGGGGGCTGTCGCCGTGGGGCGTGCTGATTCTCATGCAGTTGTCCTACATCGTGATGGGCATGTTTCTCGATGATACCGCGATGCTGGTCATCGTGGCGCCGCTCTATATCCCGCTGATCACGTCGCTTGGGTTCAATCCAGTGTGGTATGGCGTTATGTATACAGTGACCTGTCAGATCGCCTACATGACGCCTCCGTTCGGCTACAATCTGTTTCTGATGAAGGCTATGGCTCCGAAGGAGATCACGCTGCAGGACATCTACGCTTCCATCGTGCCGTTCGTGCTGATCATGGCCCTATCCATCGCCTTGATCATGGTCTTCCCGCAGATCGCTCTCTGGCTGCCGGAAGCGGTGCTGGGAAACTAG
- a CDS encoding TRAP transporter substrate-binding protein translates to MDKRTFLKSAAIGSTAVLAAPMIRAQKKSTIRWRLQTYAGPALGEHVIKPAIDAFNKIAGSEMQIELYYADQLIPTPELFRAMQRGTIDAVQSDDDSMSSPADVSVFGGYFPFATRYSLDVPTLFYKFGLDKIWKEAYDEIEGVTWLSAGAWDPCNFATKDPINSLEDLKGKRVFTFPTAGKFLSRFGVVPVTLPWEDIEVAVRTGELDGIAWSGITEDYTVGWADVTNYFLTNNISGAWCGSFFANSDAWESLPEHLQQLFKVCMDSSHYYRLHWYWGGEAYLRTTGTKMKLTSIPDSEWATVEAEALKFWDEIATTSPRAAKVVQIFKDYNAMMQKAGKPYRY, encoded by the coding sequence ATGGATAAAAGAACCTTCCTTAAATCTGCAGCGATCGGTTCCACTGCAGTCCTCGCCGCTCCGATGATTCGGGCTCAGAAGAAGTCGACCATTCGGTGGCGTTTGCAAACCTACGCTGGCCCGGCCCTGGGTGAGCACGTGATCAAGCCCGCTATCGACGCGTTCAACAAGATCGCTGGTAGCGAGATGCAGATCGAGCTCTACTACGCGGACCAGCTCATCCCGACGCCCGAGCTTTTCAGAGCGATGCAGCGAGGCACTATCGATGCCGTGCAGAGCGACGACGACTCCATGAGCTCGCCAGCGGACGTGTCGGTGTTTGGTGGATACTTTCCCTTCGCCACGCGCTACAGCTTGGACGTGCCGACGCTGTTCTACAAGTTCGGTCTGGATAAGATCTGGAAGGAGGCCTACGACGAGATCGAAGGCGTGACCTGGCTGAGCGCTGGGGCGTGGGATCCCTGCAATTTCGCCACCAAGGATCCGATCAATAGCTTGGAAGACCTGAAGGGGAAGCGTGTCTTCACCTTCCCGACAGCGGGCAAGTTCCTGTCGCGCTTCGGTGTGGTGCCGGTAACCCTACCGTGGGAGGATATCGAGGTCGCGGTTCGAACGGGCGAGCTCGATGGCATCGCTTGGTCCGGAATAACCGAAGACTATACCGTTGGATGGGCGGATGTGACGAACTACTTCCTGACCAACAATATTTCTGGAGCGTGGTGTGGATCCTTCTTCGCGAACTCCGATGCTTGGGAGAGCTTGCCGGAGCACCTGCAGCAGCTCTTCAAGGTATGCATGGATAGCTCGCACTACTATCGCTTGCATTGGTACTGGGGAGGAGAAGCTTACCTGCGCACCACTGGCACGAAGATGAAGCTCACTTCGATTCCAGACAGCGAATGGGCGACTGTCGAAGCGGAGGCCTTGAAGTTCTGGGATGAGATCGCGACCACGAGTCCGCGGGCTGCGAAAGTGGTGCAGATCTTCAAGGACTACAATGCCATGATGCAGAAGGCTGGTAAGCCCTATCGCTACTAG